From the genome of Streptomyces sp. NBC_01116, one region includes:
- a CDS encoding RNA polymerase sigma factor encodes MPPRGGRVAAEAVEAVFREERGLLLASLVRRFGDLDLAEEVTSEAIEAALRHWPAEGVPARPGAWLLTTARRRAVDRLRRDQAYAARLAVLAADAERAEPAPAPDLPRAGDGELPDERLQLFFTCTHPALAAEDRTALTLRCLAGLTTPEVARAFLVPTATMAQRIVRAKKKIREARIPFRVPGPDELPQRLPGVLQVVYSVFTEGYAASSGPRLQRLDLAEEAIRLARILHRLLPAERECAGLLALLLLVHARRDARTGPEGEPVLLEDQDRGLWDRPMIGEGRALVVGALTGGPAGPYGVQAAIAALHDEAADVAATDWPQIVALYDVLLTLTPSPVVALNRAVAVAMRDGPAAGLALLDALAGEPRLRAYPPYVVARGDLLGRLGRDGEAADAYREALMLPVTEPERAALRRKLGE; translated from the coding sequence GTGCCCCCGCGCGGGGGCCGGGTGGCCGCCGAAGCCGTCGAGGCGGTGTTCCGGGAGGAGCGCGGGCTGCTGCTCGCCTCCCTCGTCCGCAGGTTCGGGGATCTCGACCTGGCCGAGGAGGTGACGTCCGAGGCGATCGAGGCCGCGCTGCGGCACTGGCCCGCCGAGGGCGTCCCCGCCCGGCCCGGGGCCTGGCTGCTGACCACCGCCCGGCGTCGGGCGGTGGACCGGCTGCGGCGCGACCAGGCGTACGCCGCCCGGCTCGCCGTCCTCGCCGCCGACGCGGAACGCGCCGAGCCCGCCCCCGCTCCGGACCTGCCCCGGGCCGGGGACGGCGAACTGCCGGACGAACGGCTCCAGTTGTTCTTCACCTGCACCCATCCCGCCCTCGCCGCCGAGGACCGCACCGCCCTGACCCTGCGGTGCCTCGCCGGGCTCACCACACCGGAGGTGGCGCGGGCGTTCCTCGTGCCGACGGCGACCATGGCCCAGCGCATCGTGCGGGCCAAGAAGAAGATCCGCGAGGCCCGTATCCCGTTCCGGGTGCCCGGCCCCGACGAACTGCCCCAGCGGCTGCCCGGAGTCCTCCAGGTCGTCTACTCGGTCTTCACGGAGGGGTACGCGGCCAGCTCCGGACCCCGTCTCCAGCGGCTCGACCTGGCCGAGGAGGCGATCCGGCTGGCCCGGATACTGCACCGCCTGCTGCCCGCCGAGCGGGAGTGCGCCGGGCTCCTCGCGCTGCTGCTCCTCGTCCACGCCCGGCGCGACGCGCGGACCGGGCCGGAGGGCGAGCCGGTGCTCCTGGAGGACCAGGACCGGGGGCTCTGGGACCGGCCGATGATCGGGGAGGGCCGCGCCCTGGTCGTCGGCGCGCTGACCGGCGGACCGGCCGGGCCGTACGGGGTGCAGGCCGCCATCGCCGCCCTGCACGACGAGGCGGCGGACGTGGCGGCCACGGACTGGCCGCAGATCGTGGCCCTGTACGACGTGCTCCTCACGCTCACCCCGTCCCCCGTGGTGGCGTTGAACCGCGCCGTGGCGGTGGCGATGCGGGACGGGCCGGCGGCCGGTCTGGCGCTGCTCGACGCGTTGGCGGGGGAGCCCCGGCTGCGGGCGTACCCGCCGTACGTCGTGGCGCGGGGGGACCTGCTCGGCCGGCTGGGGCGGGACGGGGAGGCCGCCGACGCGTACCGGGAGGCGCTGATGCTCCCGGTCACCGAGCCGGAGCGGGCCGCGCTGCGCCGGAAGCTGGGGGAGTAG